A single Candidatus Thalassolituus haligoni DNA region contains:
- a CDS encoding division plane positioning ATPase MipZ — protein MSMIHFVGGEKGGVGKSVVARLLSQYCLDKGLHYAGLDADQSHATTTRYYKEFTQALTLDQFESTDAIMECALEADQQVVVDLPAQSQRFLDRWIDDNGVLDMCEEMNIPIVFWNVVDDSPDSLELLEKFLAKYKYYMNCIVVKNEGRGTVFKDVDALPALTEQDDLARILSMTLPALHSPTMFKINKREMSFWAAVNQSDASGASLSLMERQRTKVWMRKAYAEFDTVFSRVTNSNAVPLID, from the coding sequence ATGAGCATGATTCACTTTGTCGGCGGCGAGAAAGGCGGTGTCGGAAAATCCGTGGTTGCCCGTTTATTGTCACAGTATTGTCTGGACAAAGGACTGCATTACGCTGGTCTGGATGCTGACCAGTCGCATGCCACGACGACTCGTTATTACAAAGAGTTTACCCAAGCGTTGACACTGGATCAGTTTGAAAGCACTGACGCTATCATGGAATGCGCACTGGAGGCCGATCAGCAAGTCGTGGTGGATTTGCCAGCCCAGAGCCAGCGTTTCCTGGATCGCTGGATCGACGATAACGGTGTGCTGGATATGTGTGAAGAAATGAATATCCCGATTGTCTTCTGGAACGTCGTCGACGACAGCCCGGACTCGCTTGAATTGCTGGAAAAGTTTCTCGCCAAGTACAAGTACTACATGAACTGCATCGTGGTTAAAAACGAAGGCCGTGGCACGGTATTCAAGGACGTCGATGCACTGCCAGCACTGACTGAACAGGATGACCTGGCCCGTATTCTCAGCATGACATTACCTGCCCTGCATTCGCCCACCATGTTCAAGATCAACAAGCGCGAAATGTCCTTCTGGGCGGCGGTGAATCAGAGCGATGCCTCTGGTGCCAGCCTGAGCCTGATGGAGCGTCAGCGTACCAAGGTCTGGATGCGCAAGGCCTACGCCGAGTTTGACACAGTGTTTTCCCGTGTGACCAACTCCAACGCGGTTCCGCTGATTGATTAA
- a CDS encoding TatD family hydrolase, producing MSKKNRRAVPDYQRPIIETHFHLDYLKEAPVDTILAEARAIGVERFMTISVQPDNMPTALALALAHDDVYATLGVHPHEAALFDAATEAYMREHSGHGKVVAVGEIGLDYYYDHCDHQVQRQVFCRQLELAIEFDQPVVIHTREADDDTMAILQEYAPQMNRKGVIHSFTSGLELGQLAVTLGFNLGINGIVTFNKATNVREVVAATPIERLLLETDSPYLTPMPYRGIENAPKYLPFVAEKIAEVKALPVETVLEQTWKNAMSTFFPG from the coding sequence ATGAGCAAAAAGAACCGCCGTGCCGTGCCCGACTATCAACGCCCTATCATCGAGACACACTTTCATCTCGACTACCTCAAGGAGGCGCCTGTCGACACTATTCTGGCCGAAGCCCGTGCCATTGGTGTTGAACGTTTTATGACCATCAGCGTGCAGCCCGATAACATGCCAACCGCGCTGGCGCTGGCGCTGGCGCACGACGACGTCTACGCCACCCTGGGCGTTCACCCGCACGAAGCCGCGCTGTTTGACGCTGCGACCGAAGCCTATATGCGAGAACACTCGGGCCATGGCAAGGTCGTTGCCGTGGGTGAAATCGGTCTTGACTATTACTACGACCATTGTGATCACCAGGTTCAACGCCAGGTGTTTTGCCGCCAACTGGAGCTGGCGATCGAGTTCGATCAGCCGGTGGTGATCCACACCCGCGAAGCCGACGATGACACCATGGCGATTCTGCAAGAATACGCTCCACAAATGAACCGCAAAGGGGTGATCCACAGTTTCACCTCCGGGCTGGAGCTGGGCCAACTGGCGGTCACATTGGGCTTCAACCTTGGCATTAATGGCATCGTCACCTTTAACAAGGCCACGAACGTTCGGGAAGTAGTGGCCGCGACACCAATCGAGCGTCTGCTGCTCGAAACCGATTCCCCCTACCTGACGCCAATGCCCTACCGTGGTATTGAAAACGCCCCCAAGTACCTGCCTTTCGTGGCCGAAAAAATTGCCGAGGTAAAAGCCTTACCGGTCGAAACCGTACTGGAGCAGACTTGGAAGAATGCCATGTCGACATTCTTTCCCGGATAA